GTCACGGTGCCCTGCGACTCCAGCTTCATCAGGCGCGCGAAGTCATAGGTCACGGTGCGCGCGGCGATGGCGCGGTCCATGCCCTTGATGATCAGGTCCGCGGCCTCGTGCCAGCCCAGGTGGCGCAGCATCATCTCACCGGAGAGGATGACCGAACCGGGGTTCACCTTGTCCTGGTCCGCGTACTTCGGGGCCGTGCCGTGCGTCGCTTCGAAGATGGCGTGGCCGCTGACGTAGTTGATGTTGCCGCCCGGCGCGATGCCGATGCCGCCCACCTGCGCCGCCAGCGCGTCCGACAGGTAGTCGCCGTTGAGGTTCAGCGTGGCGATGACGTCGAACTCGTCCGGACGCGTCAGCACCTGCTGCAGGGTGATGTCCGCGATGGAGTCCTTGACCAGGATCTTCCCCGCGCCCACGGCCGCCTTCTGCTCGGCGTTGGCGGCGTCCTCGCCCTTGGCGGCCTTGGTCGCCTCCCACTGATCCCAGGTGTAGACCTTGTCACCGAACTCCTTCGCCGCGAGGTCGTAGCCCCACTTGCGGAAGGCGCCTTCGGTGTACTTCATGATGTTGCCCTTGTGGACGATCGTCACGCTCTTGCGCTTGAGGTCCACCGCGTACTGGATGGCGGCGCGCACGAGGCGCTCCGTGCCTTCCTTGGACACGGGCTTGATGCCGAAGCCGACGTCTTCCTGGAAGCGGACCTTCTTCGCGTCCTTGGGGAACTCCTGCTGCAGCCAGGCCTGGAACTTCTTGGCGGCCTCCGTGCCGGCCTCGAACTCGATGCCCGCGTAGATGTCTTCCGTGTTCTCACGGAAGAT
Above is a window of Corallococcus soli DNA encoding:
- the icd gene encoding NADP-dependent isocitrate dehydrogenase — encoded protein: MAPPSGEKITLQNGKLNVPANPIIPYIEGDGTGRDIWKASQAVFDAAVEKAYGGKKKISWLEVLAGEKSFKQVNNWLPDETIEAFRTYLVGIKGPLTTPVGGGIRSLNVALRQMLDLYVCLRPVRYFKGVPSPVKQPEKVDMVIFRENTEDIYAGIEFEAGTEAAKKFQAWLQQEFPKDAKKVRFQEDVGFGIKPVSKEGTERLVRAAIQYAVDLKRKSVTIVHKGNIMKYTEGAFRKWGYDLAAKEFGDKVYTWDQWEATKAAKGEDAANAEQKAAVGAGKILVKDSIADITLQQVLTRPDEFDVIATLNLNGDYLSDALAAQVGGIGIAPGGNINYVSGHAIFEATHGTAPKYADQDKVNPGSVILSGEMMLRHLGWHEAADLIIKGMDRAIAARTVTYDFARLMKLESQGTVTEVKCSEFGQAIIKHM